The following are encoded together in the Mesoplodon densirostris isolate mMesDen1 chromosome 2, mMesDen1 primary haplotype, whole genome shotgun sequence genome:
- the GPR88 gene encoding probable G-protein coupled receptor 88 encodes MTNSSTSTSSATGGSLLLLCEEEESWAGRRIPVSLLYSGLAIGGTLANGMVIYLVSSFRKLQTTSNAFIVNGCAADLSVCALWMPQEAVLGLLPAGSAEPPGDWDGAGGSYRLLRGGLLGLGLTVSLLSHCLVALNRYLLITRAPATYQALYQRRHTAGMLALSWALALGLVLLLPPWAPRPGAAPPRVHYPALLAAAALLAQTALLLHCYLGIVRRVRVSVKRVSVLNFHLLHQLPGCAAAAAFPGAPHAPGPGGAAHPAQAQPLPPALHPRRAQRRLSGLSVLLLCCVFLLATQPLVWVSLASGFSLPVPWGVQAASWLLCCALSALNPLLYTWRNEEFRRSVRSVLPGVGDAAAAAAAATAMPAVSQAQLGTRAAGQHW; translated from the coding sequence ATGACCAACTCTTCCACGTCCACTTCCTCCGCCACCGGGGGATCGCTGTTGCTGCTCTGCGAGGAAGAGGAGTCGTGGGCGGGCCGGCGCATCCCCGTGTCCCTCCTGTACTCAGGCCTGGCCATCGGGGGCACGCTGGCCAACGGCATGGTCATCTATCTCGTGTCGTCCTTCCGAAAGCTGCAGACTACCAGCAACGCCTTCATCGTGAACGGCTGTGCCGCCGACCTCAGCGTCTGCGCCCTCTGGATGCCGCAGGAGGCGGTGCTCGGGCTCCTGCCCGCTGGCTCCGCGGAGCCCCCGGGGGACTGGGACGGCGCCGGGGGGAGCTACCGCCTGCTGCGGGGCGGGCTGCTGGGCCTCGGGCTCACCGTGTCCCTCTTGTCTCACTGCCTGGTGGCCCTGAACCGCTATCTGCTCATCACCCGGGCGCCCGCCACCTACCAGGCGCTGTACCAGCGGCGCCACACGGCGGGCATGCTGGCACTGTCCTGGGCACTCGCCCTGGGCCTCGTGCTGCTGCTCCCGCCCTGGGCGCCGCGTCCCGGCGCCGCGCCCCCGCGCGTCCACTACCCGGCGCTGCTGGCCGCCGCGGCGCTGCTGGCGCAGACGGCGCTGCTGCTGCACTGCTACCTGGGCATCGTGCGCCGCGTGCGCGTCAGCGTCAAGCGGGTCAGCGTCCTCAACTTCCACCTGCTGCACCAGCTGCCCGgctgcgccgccgccgccgccttccCGGGCGCCCCTCACGCGCCAGGCCCGGGTGGTGCCGCGCACCCGGctcaggcccagcccctgcccccagcgCTGCACCCGCGGCGGGCGCAGCGGCGTCTCAGCGGCCTGTCGGTGCTGCTGCTCTGCTGCGTCTTCTTGCTGGCCACGCAGCCGCTGGTGTGGGTGAGCCTGGCCAGCGGCTTCTCGCTGCCCGTGCCCTGGGGTGTACAGGCGGCCAGCTGGCTCCTGTGCTGCGCTCTGTCCGCGCTCAACCCTCTGCTCTACACGTGGAGGAACGAGGAGTTCCGCCGCTCCGTGCGCTCCGTCCTGCCCGGCGTCGGCGACGCGgcggccgctgccgccgccgccacggCTATGCCTGCGGTgtcccaggcacagctgggcACTCGCGCCGCAGGCCAGCACTGGTGA